The Cohnella abietis genome has a segment encoding these proteins:
- a CDS encoding STAS domain-containing protein, whose protein sequence is MVTNNKFTLRTENREDQTIVFVGGEFDLEVATQMRAVMEPLIELVDRRLTLNLQDLKYIDSTGIGILISIVKARHARSAPFDVEHVPTSIRKLFDMTGITPFLAKAE, encoded by the coding sequence ATGGTAACTAATAATAAATTCACGCTCCGCACAGAAAATAGGGAAGACCAGACTATCGTATTCGTAGGCGGTGAATTCGATCTGGAGGTTGCAACGCAAATGCGTGCAGTAATGGAGCCTCTTATCGAATTAGTCGACCGAAGGCTAACCTTAAATCTTCAGGATCTCAAATATATTGATAGTACAGGAATCGGGATTTTGATTTCAATTGTAAAGGCTCGTCATGCACGTAGCGCTCCTTTCGATGTAGAGCATGTTCCAACATCTATACGCAAGCTGTTCGATATGACGGGGATTACTCCCTTTCTAGCCAAGGCAGAATAA
- a CDS encoding NAD(P)/FAD-dependent oxidoreductase, giving the protein MMSLHYGSLFWPSTYSAPPRYPSLKIPGKTRVVIIGGGMSGVICGYVLAKSGIDAILIEQGFIASGSTSANTGLLQYSNDKMLSDFTEQLGEKNAVLFYRACKHAAEQLGDIAEGLRRQVDFKRRSSFYYASTPEDVPALRREYDMLLQHGFPADWWEENQIGLMFPFQRAAAIVTRGDAEVNPYKFVNAVAEEAHLSGLDIYENTAMLSVEPSSQGYVVKTNLGDIETEHVIYAVGYVPESAGGRWVEAKLNRSYAIATEPIASLSDWHERFMLWETARPYLYLRTTVDNRIIVGGLDENIRQPVQTKQELKSHSLRLLSELHKLFPSLDPQIRYEWCATFGESADGLPWIGEDPDRPGQHYCLGYGGNGSIYSLLGAEIIRDHLLGVHNPIAAIVRPNRHTASASVGG; this is encoded by the coding sequence ATGATGAGCTTACATTATGGATCTTTGTTCTGGCCTAGCACTTATTCGGCACCCCCTAGATATCCATCGCTGAAAATTCCGGGAAAAACACGTGTCGTCATTATTGGGGGCGGGATGTCCGGCGTTATCTGCGGATATGTGCTTGCCAAGAGCGGTATTGATGCCATTCTAATCGAGCAAGGCTTCATCGCTTCTGGGAGTACGTCTGCGAATACCGGGTTACTGCAATACTCCAATGACAAGATGTTAAGCGACTTTACTGAACAGCTTGGGGAAAAGAATGCCGTTTTATTTTATCGTGCCTGCAAGCACGCAGCCGAGCAATTAGGCGATATAGCTGAAGGTTTGCGAAGACAAGTTGATTTCAAGCGCCGCAGTAGCTTTTACTATGCCTCAACTCCGGAGGATGTCCCTGCACTTAGACGGGAATATGACATGCTGCTCCAGCATGGATTTCCTGCGGATTGGTGGGAAGAAAATCAAATCGGGCTAATGTTCCCGTTCCAACGAGCTGCAGCAATTGTCACACGCGGGGATGCTGAAGTTAATCCTTATAAATTCGTTAATGCTGTTGCAGAAGAAGCCCATCTAAGCGGACTCGACATCTATGAAAATACAGCTATGCTATCCGTGGAGCCCTCCTCCCAAGGTTATGTCGTAAAAACAAATCTAGGTGATATTGAAACGGAGCATGTCATCTATGCCGTTGGTTATGTTCCGGAGTCAGCGGGGGGACGATGGGTAGAAGCCAAGCTCAACCGCTCCTATGCTATAGCCACTGAACCGATCGCTTCCCTATCCGATTGGCATGAAAGGTTCATGTTATGGGAGACAGCCCGACCCTACTTATACTTAAGAACAACCGTTGATAATCGAATTATCGTGGGAGGGCTGGATGAGAACATCCGACAGCCAGTTCAAACCAAGCAGGAGCTAAAGTCACATTCCTTGAGACTTCTTTCAGAGCTTCATAAGCTATTTCCAAGCTTGGACCCACAAATCCGTTATGAATGGTGTGCGACTTTTGGTGAATCAGCAGACGGTTTGCCTTGGATTGGCGAAGATCCGGACCGTCCTGGGCAGCATTACTGTCTAGGTTATGGAGGTAACGGATCAATATATAGCTTGCTTGGTGCAGAGATTATCCGAGACCACCTACTCGGCGTGCATAATCCCATCGCAGCGATCGTTCGACCCAATCGTCACACAGCTTCTGCTTCTGTTGGAGGCTAA
- a CDS encoding CheR family methyltransferase, translating to MNTQLPLDGELEKIEINLLLEGIYRRYGYDFRNYSYASIRRRIWHRLRLEGLENVSSLQAKVMHHSEVFHRLLGDLVIPVTEMFRDPDMFLAFRRDIIPLLRELPFIRIWHAGCSTGEEVYSMAILLNEEGLLHKSRIYATDISESALQRAKDGIIPIDRMKKYTKNYQLAGGQQSFSDYYISDHGTVMVKPFLRQPIVFARHNLVTDSSFNEFHVIMCRNVMIYFNSQLRDQAHKLFYESLAQEGFLTLGGKESISFTPMAGRYEACNDKYRIFRKIR from the coding sequence ATGAATACACAGCTACCGCTCGATGGCGAGCTCGAGAAAATCGAAATCAACCTGTTGTTAGAAGGAATTTACCGGAGATATGGCTATGATTTTCGCAATTATTCCTATGCATCTATCCGCCGAAGAATTTGGCATCGTCTGCGACTGGAAGGGCTAGAGAATGTTTCATCCTTGCAGGCAAAAGTCATGCATCATTCTGAGGTGTTCCACCGTCTCTTAGGTGATCTCGTTATCCCTGTCACGGAAATGTTTCGCGATCCAGACATGTTTTTGGCCTTTAGGAGGGATATCATTCCCTTGCTGCGTGAGCTCCCTTTTATTCGAATATGGCACGCTGGCTGCTCCACAGGTGAGGAAGTCTATTCGATGGCCATCCTGTTAAATGAAGAGGGATTGCTGCACAAGTCGCGGATATACGCTACAGACATTAGCGAGAGTGCTTTGCAAAGAGCCAAAGACGGAATCATACCGATTGACCGGATGAAAAAGTATACGAAAAACTATCAGTTAGCGGGTGGCCAGCAGTCCTTCTCCGATTACTACATCTCGGATCATGGAACAGTGATGGTTAAGCCATTTTTACGCCAACCTATCGTGTTTGCACGCCATAACCTGGTTACGGATAGCTCCTTTAACGAATTTCATGTCATTATGTGCCGTAATGTTATGATTTATTTCAACTCTCAGCTTAGGGACCAAGCTCATAAGCTCTTCTACGAAAGCTTAGCACAAGAGGGGTTTCTAACGTTGGGGGGCAAGGAATCAATCTCCTTCACACCTATGGCCGGTCGTTACGAAGCTTGTAATGATAAGTATAGAATCTTTCGCAAAATTCGTTAG
- a CDS encoding general stress protein translates to MTVTIGIFDKEDEVLQAVRLLREAGVEQEEIRVVVNNREGAPLLAADGEVAIEELYEIQAIRSHDENGDVLPFGTAPMATGGFPVGSMSMNSNSGTAGVVFYGSNSDEEASSSGVLHAIGIPENAAKQCGQAVESGQYLLVAKTDPELDAQDCLRQAGASDVFQ, encoded by the coding sequence ATGACAGTGACTATAGGTATTTTTGACAAAGAGGATGAGGTACTGCAGGCCGTTCGGCTGCTTCGTGAAGCGGGAGTAGAGCAAGAAGAAATACGTGTTGTCGTGAACAATAGGGAAGGTGCTCCGCTATTGGCAGCTGATGGGGAAGTTGCGATTGAAGAGCTATATGAGATTCAAGCGATTAGATCACATGATGAAAACGGAGATGTTCTGCCCTTCGGCACTGCTCCAATGGCTACAGGGGGGTTCCCCGTAGGGAGTATGTCCATGAACTCCAACTCTGGGACGGCAGGCGTGGTGTTCTATGGCTCTAACTCCGATGAGGAGGCGAGCAGCAGTGGGGTGTTGCACGCAATTGGGATTCCTGAGAATGCAGCTAAGCAATGTGGCCAAGCAGTCGAATCAGGTCAATATTTATTAGTTGCGAAAACAGATCCGGAGCTCGATGCGCAGGACTGTCTAAGGCAAGCAGGAGCATCCGACGTCTTCCAGTAA